One region of Eretmochelys imbricata isolate rEreImb1 chromosome 2, rEreImb1.hap1, whole genome shotgun sequence genomic DNA includes:
- the LOC144260263 gene encoding ly6/PLAUR domain-containing protein 2-like codes for MKVLLALLLAGLVCVELAQSLRCYTCKEPTDLSACTTVSNCSKNDTACKTTLHSVDSGYPFFRNITVSKSCAETCMHSDPDGIGESHPISCCYSDLCNAGGVPGLRASAVAITAATLWTLLSVML; via the exons ATGAAGGTGCTTCTGGCTCTTCTGCTGGCTGGCCTTGTGTGCGTGGAGCTAG CCCAGTCCTTGCGATGCTACACCTGCAAAGAACCGACGGATCTTTCTGCGTGCACCACAGTCAGCAACTGCTCTAAGAACGACACTGCATGCAAGACAACTTTGCATTCTGTAGACTCGG GTTACCCCTTTTTCAGGAACATCACCGTCTCCAAATCCTGCGCTGAAACGTGCATGCATTCCGACCCGGATGGAATTGGGGAGTCCCACCCCATCTCTTGCTGTTACAGCGACCTGTGCAATGCCGGGGGAGTGCCAGGGCTGAGAGCCAGTGCCGTGGCGatcacagctgccactctctggacCCTCCTGAGTGTCATGCTGTAG